The Huiozyma naganishii CBS 8797 chromosome 3, complete genome genome contains a region encoding:
- the DFM1 gene encoding Dfm1p (similar to Saccharomyces cerevisiae DFM1 (YDR411C); ancestral locus Anc_5.513): MRNIHTLKNADGSSKKKQGSVDSSEDDISLSGIWKSFPPITRTMVLGMCLVSASYILQLVPFSFYIFQGNEVIHHFQLWRLVTSFLILPANSMNALFQLYTITTRSVELERERFLVSMHYNPSIDYLFYLIFCTTFVILFTVMRVGTAEPLVLTDALSTLLTMTWSIDNANSKVMFYGVLPIYGKYYPVVQSLTTFVFGGNLEMLGISLATAYLFACLDTRTLGPVWGKITGKGPWYGIVPVGKFHAPRWFVAGYEFFFGGTYAVKIAKVKREEKKAHTGQRLGSLSSATTTSDLPEAKSKGFLAAEARAKSRFARPSSNSN, encoded by the coding sequence ATGAGGAACATccacactttgaagaacgcaGATGGTTCTAGTAAAAAGAAGCAGGGGTCTGTGGATTCTTCAGAGGACGATATATCCCTGTCCGGTATATGGAAGAGCTTCCCGCCTATCACACGGACTATGGTACTGGGGATGTGTTTGGTGTCTGCGTCCTATATTTTGCAATTGGTGCCCTTTTCATTCTATATCTTCCAAGGAAACGAAGTGAttcatcactttcaactTTGGAGATTGGTCACTTCATTTCTGATTTTACCAGCAAATTCCATGAATGCCCTTTTCCAACTGTACACTATTACCACTCGATCAGTGGAActggagagagagagattTCTAGTTTCGATGCATTACAATCCATCTATAGATTATCTGTTCTACCTGATTTTCTGTACGACCTTTGTGATTTTGTTTACAGTTATGCGTGTTGGAACAGCGGAACCACTTGTGTTGACAGATGCATTGAGTACCCTGTTAACAATGACTTGGTCCATTGACAATGCAAACTCAAAGGTTATGTTTTATGGGGTTCTGCCAATTTACGGCAAATACTATCCGGTGGTGCAATCGCTGACCACGTTTGTTTTCGGAGGCAATCTCGAAATGTTAGGGATATCCTTGGCAACTGCGTATTTGTTCGCATGCTTGGACACTCGGACGCTGGGTCCTGTTTGGGGGAAAATTACAGGGAAGGGACCATGGTATGGTATTGTCCCTGTCGGGAAGTTCCATGCTCCCAGATGGTTTGTAGCAGGTTATgaattcttttttggtggCACATATGCGGTGAAAATAGCTAAAGTAAAACgtgaagaaaagaaagcacACACTGGACAACGGTTAGGGTCGTTGAGCAGCGCTACAACGACCTCGGATTTACCAGAAGCTAAATCTAAAGGGTTTTTAGCCGCGGAAGCAAGGGCAAAATCAAGGTTTGCCAGACCATCTTCCAATAGCAATTGA
- the STE14 gene encoding protein-S-isoprenylcysteine carboxyl O-methyltransferase (similar to Saccharomyces cerevisiae STE14 (YDR410C); ancestral locus Anc_5.510) — protein MEEDRKEVNSELPDITLNPPHEIAKISFGLGILLGCSLGFLFTLQFKSFNIYIISLATFHFLEYYVTAKYNPKKVHADSFLLKNGIEYIGAHTFASLECLMEYWICPNLKTGHSPLRKIIFVVGLLMVVLGQLVRSISMRQAGRSFSHVVKVEKENDHKLVQDGLYSVFRHPSYFGFFWWALGTQLILFNPISLILFCFVLWRFFNKRIKFEERHLIEFFGSSYIQYKKNVKVWIPFIM, from the coding sequence ATGGAGGAAGATAGAAAGGAAGTCAATTCCGAGCTTCCAGATATCACCCTGAATCCACCGCATGAAATTGCCAAAATCTCGTTTGGACTTGGAATTTTACTAGGTTGCTCTCTAGGATTTCTGTTCACTTTACAGTTTAAAAGCTTCAACATCTACATTATCTCGTTAGCAACATTTCATTTCCTCGAATATTATGTCACCGCAAAATATAACCCAAAGAAGGTGCACGCAGACTCAttccttttgaaaaacGGCATCGAGTACATAGGAGCACACACCTTTGCCTCTTTGGAGTGTCTGATGGAGTATTGGATCTGCCCGAACTTGAAAACAGGACATTCCCCTTTGagaaaaataatattcGTTGTAGGATTACTGATGGTGGTGCTCGGTCAACTCGTTAGGTCAATTTCCATGCGTCAAGCCGGGAGATCTTTTTCCCACGTCGTGAAAgtggaaaaagaaaatgatcACAAACTGGTGCAAGATGGTCTGTACTCTGTGTTTAGACACCCAAGTTATTTTGGGTTTTTCTGGTGGGCGTTGGGGACCCAACTGATTTTGTTCAACCCTATATCGCTCATATTGTTTTGTTTCGTTCTCTGGAGATTTTTTAATAAGAGAATCAAGTTCGAGGAAAGGCATCTAATTGAGTTTTTCGGTAGCAGCTATATAcagtacaagaagaatgTCAAGGTGTGGATACCATTTATAATgtga
- the RRP17 gene encoding rRNA-processing protein RRP17 (similar to Saccharomyces cerevisiae YDR412W; ancestral locus Anc_5.514) yields MSTKSNRQILTRGKNYATKQAKKFGADEVSFNKDSRLDYLTGFHKRKLERKKKAQEFNKEQDRLAKIEARKKAKEEKKKQMDEDMRRFRESLQIQQDIEENVNEGDGDASDSSWHGFDDEAEGKSCQGDASSETDSVKPILKRNLTAVYDNETTVEIETLEPNENFEYLAQINNVKLEKAEDVLNESVTRAKKYAKFLGMADADEDNKKKKKQKKFRYLTKNERKDNQRKAYNNKHRR; encoded by the coding sequence ATGTCTACAAAAAGTAACAGACAGATCCTGACAAGGGGGAAAAACTATGCTACTAAGCAGGCGAAGAAGTTTGGGGCAGATGAAGTTAGCTTCAATAAGGATTCGAGGTTGGACTACTTGACTGGCTTCCATAAACGTAAGTTAGAgcggaagaagaaggctCAGGAATTTAACAAAGAGCAGGACCGTCTTGCTAAGATTGAGGCAAGGAAGAAGgcaaaggaggaaaaaaagaagcagaTGGACGAGGATATGCGTCGTTTCAGAGAATCTTTGCAGATACAGCAGGATATAGAGGAGAACGTAAACGAAGGCGATGGGGACGCTAGCGACAGCTCATGGCACGGGTTTGACGATGAAGCTGAGGGTAAAAGCTGTCAAGGGGATGCCAGCTCGGAGACCGATAGCGTTAAACCAATCCTTAAACGGAACCTCACAGCCGTCTACGATAACGAAACCACAGTGGAGATAGAAACTTTGGAGCCAAACGAAAACTTTGAATACCTGGCACAGATCAACAACgtcaaattggagaaaGCAGAGGACGTATTGAACGAAAGTGTTACAAGGGCCAAGAAATACGCAAAGTTCCTCGGTATGGCGGATGCTGATGAAGAtaacaagaaaaagaagaagcagaagaagtttaGATATTTGAcgaaaaatgaaagaaagGATAACCAAAGAAAAGcttacaacaacaaacacaGAAGGTAG
- the ADE8 gene encoding phosphoribosylglycinamide formyltransferase (similar to Saccharomyces cerevisiae ADE8 (YDR408C); ancestral locus Anc_5.508), with the protein MSRVVVLISGSGSNLQALIDAQKDGKLASGKIVSVISSSKNAYGLMRAANANIPTRVHSLYSYNKDIAKEDTVERQRARSRFDEDLAKLILADKPDLIVCAGWLLILSENFLNNIGQVPIINLHPALPGQFDGTTHAIELAWQKCQDSKTPLTAGCMVHYLIKEVDKGEPLLVKELGITPGGETLQEYEERVHKTEHIAIVEATVIALKNVAKH; encoded by the coding sequence ATGTCGAGGGTAGTTGTACTGATTTCGGGATCAGGGTCAAACCTGCAGGCTTTAATTGACGCTCAAAAAGACGGGAAGTTGGCGTCTGGGAAAATTGTGTCCGTTATATCTTCTAGTAAGAACGCTTACGGTCTCATGAGAGCAGCCAATGCGAATATCCCAACGAGGGTGCATTCGCTGTACAGTTACAACAAGGATATCGCGAAGGAGGACACCGTAGAGCGTCAAAGGGCCAGGTCGCGGTTCGATGAGGATCTCGCAAAGCTGATACTGGCAGACAAACCGGACCTGATCGTGTGTGCAGGCTGGCTACTGATATTAAGCGAAAACTTTCTGAACAACATAGGGCAGGTCCCAATTATTAACCTGCATCCGGCATTGCCAGGCCAGTTCGACGGTACGACACATGCCATTGAACTAGCATGGCAGAAGTGCCAGGATTCCAAAACTCCGCTCACCGCAGGGTGCATGGTTCACTACCTTATCAAAGAAGTCGACAAGGGCGAACCGCTACTTGTCAAAGAACTGGGAATTACACCTGGCGGTGAAACGCTGCAAGAATACGAGGAAAGGGTGCACAAGACAGAACATATTGCAATTGTTGAAGCCACAGTCAtcgctttgaagaacgtcGCGAAACATTGA
- the SIZ1 gene encoding SUMO ligase SIZ1 (similar to Saccharomyces cerevisiae SIZ1 (YDR409W) and NFI1 (YOR156C); ancestral locus Anc_5.509): MLNRGVHNTLGKNLELTSYLERCITRIQFLKVAELKLLCKSMELKISGKKAVLQENVTNYIKMMVVEGKEEGATAVLKATNYLLDRLNKSEAMPLFYPLYHIFRLGNDPRSLPHIIVPQTSNDKISISRSQQDDFDDNNSRGSKKMTTPTEIKNPLLNNGLHFKESPFFKLKKVIPESAQKVLVNSGRGTCKISFRLSHDDYEMLVASDSKYKLYLFCGMYNSLLNYDKRREEPIQFPNPNEIQFNGATIKDNVKGLKSKKGTAKPADLTPYINAPNTANFFQMVYACTLNEFLVYIYIVETFTPEQLLTTVLKQPKIIKNATLYYLKKTHFDSDNDELVATSSVMSLQCPISYTRLKYPAKSAKCKHMQCFDALWFLHSQIQLPTWQCPVCQIPLSINNLAICEYVDEILKQCPEETEQVRLFRDGSWEVVKESDSQHDGTTNHHKRDSDDRSVSPKSPFLSKETEEVKRDKSDAVVISLDSDESDYDNDPVNTQGKEAAIPPGTPSMGMFCDGEATVTLDPKHNKRKTDTPISTDKNESSFSHSASQRGRRSAGLLNGTPLNNGGDASELSTPTQNNTPRTSSSSFGSRPSNVDGTFHGNSVDSRNRTPDLSRVLNTSETSQSTVIFNPFINKDVSTAPIEGSSTMKTKNPFLTSRSERNIPSNSAPEQGNARKSRLPSNEPFAQTSNADIRATQNDVFSVIPQVPTLPPLPNLQALNKKNKLQNDKLDEAMVLSLGGTGHISLPHPLTTSKKPIVPPFVFKKNRIRMSCRLNGNFPIILHHLHRLHHPYYRFHLSPKNKDHIEIHTCT, translated from the coding sequence ATGCTTAATCGGGGAGTCCATAATACACTGGGCAAGAACCTTGAACTGACCTCTTATCTGGAAAGATGCATCACACGTattcagtttttgaaggttgCTGAGTTGAAGCTGCTGTGTAAGTCGATGGAGCTGAAGATTTCCGGTAAAAAAGCGGTTTTGCAAGAGAATGTCACAAACTATATCAAGATGATGGTGGTGGAGGGTAAAGAGGAGGGTGCTACAGCAGTGCTTAAAGCAACAAATTACTTGCTCGATCGTTTGAACAAGAGTGAAGCTATGCCACTATTTTACCCCCTGTATCACATATTCCGACTCGGAAATGACCCACGGAGCTTACCGCACATTATTGTCCCTCAAACATCTAATGATAAAATTTCCATAAGCAGATCGCAACAAGATGATTTTGATGATAATAATAGTAGAGGTAGTAAAAAAATGACAACGCCTACGGAAATCAAGAACCCTCTTCTTAACAATGGTCTACATTTTAAGGAATCACCTTTCTTtaaattgaagaaagttaTACCGGAATCTGCACAGAAAGTGCTTGTTAATTCAGGGAGGGGAACATGCAAGATCAGTTTTCGTTTATCGCATGATGATTATGAAATGTTGGTGGCCAGCGACTCCAAGTACAAGCTGTACTTATTTTGTGGAATGTACAACTCACTTCTGAATTATGataaaagaagagaagaaccCATCCAGTTCCCAAACCCTAACGAGATACAGTTTAATGGAGCTACGATCAAGGATAACGTCAAAGGTCTTAAAAGCAAGAAAGGGACCGCGAAGCCTGCAGATTTAACACCTTATATCAATGCACCGAATACGGCCAactttttccaaatggtaTACGCATGCACTTTGAATGAATTTCTAGTGTATATTTATATCGTGGAAACTTTCACCCCTGAGCAGCTTCTAACAACCGTTCTAAAGCAACCCAAAATTATCAAAAACGCTACCCTGTATTACCTGAAGAAAACACACTTTGATAGCGACAACGATGAGCTAGTGGCAACTTCCAGCGTAATGAGTTTGCAGTGCCCAATATCGTATACGAGACTGAAGTACCCGGCAAAGTCAGCAAAATGTAAGCACATGCAGTGTTTTGATGCACTCTGGTTTCTGCATTCGCAAATACAACTGCCGACTTGGCAATGTCCTGTCTGTCAAATCCCCTTGTCTATTAACAATCTTGCGATATGCGAATACGTCGATGAGATACTCAAACAATGCCCAGAAGAAACGGAACAAGTAAGATTGTTCCGCGACGGCTCCTGGGAGGTTGTCAAGGAAAGTGATTCCCAACATGATGGTACGACAAATCATCACAAACGCGATTCTGATGATAGATCTGTGTCTCCAAAATCTCCTTTTTTGTCAAAGGAGACAGAAGAAGTGAAGAGGGACAAAAGTGACGCGGTGGTGATATCGTTAGATAGTGATGAAAGCGATTACGATAACGATCCGGTAAATACCCAAGGAAAAGAGGCGGCAATACCCCCGGGTACACCATCCATGGGAATGTTCTGTGATGGGGAAGCAACTGTTACATTAGATCCCAAACATAACAAGCGGAAAACAGACACACCTATTTCGACTGATAAAAACGAAAGTAGCTTCTCACATTCAGCATCGCAAAGAGGGAGAAGGTCGGCTGGGCTGCTCAATGGGACACCATTGAATAACGGTGGCGATGCTAGCGAGCTCAGTACACCGACGCAAAACAATACTCCCAGGacgtcatcatcttcttttggTTCTAGACCAAGCAACGTGGATGGCACATTCCATGGAAACTCTGTTGACTCGAGGAACAGAACTCCGGACTTATCAAGGGTTTTAAATACCTCAGAAACGTCTCAAAGTACTGTAATATTCAATCCCTTTATTAACAAAGATGTTTCAACGGCTCCCATCGAAGGTTCGTCAACTATGAAAACGAAAAATCCATTCTTAACGAGCAGGTCGGAGCGAAATATTCCATCTAACTCGGCACCCGAACAAGGGAACGCGCGGAAGAGCCGTCTCCCTTCCAACGAACCATTTGCTCAAACGTCGAATGCGGACATTCGTGCAACGCAAAACGACGTATTTTCAGTTATTCCACAGGTACCAACCTTGCCACCATTACCGAACTTACAAGCACTAaataagaagaacaaattgCAAAATGATAAGTTAGATGAGGCTATGGTTCTATCCCTTGGTGGTACCGGTCATATTAGCTTACCGCATCCACTGACAACATCAAAGAAGCCGATCGTGCCACCTTTtgtgttcaaaaaaaaCCGTATACGAATGAGTTGCCGGTTAAACGGCAATTTTCCGATAATTCTGCATCATCTGCATCGCCTGCATCATCCATACTACCGCTTTCATCTttcaccaaaaaataaggATCACATCGAAATCCATACCTGCACGTAA